Below is a window of Bremerella alba DNA.
TTTTCGTGAATTACGTCTACTTCTTCAGGTCAAATTCGTAAGTATTCTCGGCCTTATCTTCTACCGTCGCGGTGAGCGTGGACGCCGTATTGTACTTCTTGGGAATGTACGGCACATAGTTAGGCAAGCCGTCGGGGGCTGGCTTATCGCTTACTTTGTTGGCGGTGATCTCAATTTTCTTTTCGCCTGGCGAGGCGGTAATAGAGAACTCACCGTTGGTAATCGGACCGGCTCCAACGAGCCCTTCCCCATTGACCGGAATGAACAATATTTCGCCTGTTTCGACTGGTTCTCCTTCGTACTTTACCGTTCCCTTTACCACGATTTCGGTCGGGCCGCCACAGCCGAGAAGGGGAACCATCAGGCCTAGCACAACGAGCAGGGCCATCGATTTGCATGCGTATTGCATCGTCTTCCTTTCTGGAAACGAATCTTTCAAATTCCAATCGGACAGCGGAGCTGCAAGCGATTAATACTCGCCGGGAACTTCGCCGCCGGCCTTCGTTCCCAGATCTTGCCAGGTTTGCGTATTGACCGTTTCCGAGACGAACTGCACGCTGGCATCCATCAGGGTCACCATCGCGCCGCCTGGGTGTTGGCTGCGGGAATAGAGGACCTGCGTGTTGGTGTCACTGGCACACGGTGCATACGATGGCGACTGTGGCGAACCTTGGCAGATACGTGTTTTGTCCGCTGCGGTCGTATTCGGAGGTAAACGCGTGCTGACGATGCTACTCAAGTGATCGGCCCGGTAATAACGCCCTCGCCAGTCGCGGGCACCTGACACATTGGATTTCACCAGCAAGATTTCCGCTGCCATGACGGTGTTGGCCGTACCGTCAGTGCAGGACGAAAAGTCGGTGTCCGAAAGGTAATAGAACATGCCGGTCGCGTTGTTGTCGGTGGTCGTCGTGATTTCTTCGTTACCATGACACAGCAAATAGTTGCCATGAAAACCGTCGTTAAAGTCTGGCGGTGGATCCGCTGTCCCGTGAACTTCGCCTGTTTGACCGCGATTAGGATCCGAAGGGCACATCAACGTTTCGATCTTCGTATTCATCAGATCGCTGGGAAACGCATTCGAGTTTCTGGTCAGCATGTACGGTTGAAGCTGATCGTGGAGTGGTCCCTGTTCGAGAAACGGCAGAAGCACCGGCATCCAGGACATCGAATGAGGCGGCGTGTTGAGCGAGTCATTTAAACCATCTGCGAACACCCCAGGCGGAAACACCCGGTGCGTGTCGTGGTAGTTGTGCATTGCTAAGCCCAACTGTTTTTGGTGATTCGAGCATGTCATGCGGCGGGCTGCTTCACGGGCTTGCTGCACCGCTGGCAGTAAAAGCGCAATCAGCACCCCGATGATCGCAATGACAACAAGTAGCTCGACGAGCGTGAAGCCCGTCCGTCTGAGAGTCATGGTGTGATCCTTCAACGCGGAAAAGAGAAGATAACGGAAAAGAATTCCTCACACGCATTCTACAAGGTGGCAATGATTTACATCCATAGGTTTTTAACAAAACATATAATTTAATGACAGCACCCCTCTGCAGCCGATCGCTATTTCAGGTGGAAACAAATTACCGTAAGAGTCTTGGCTCAACGCATAAAAAAACGCCGAGGTGTTCACCTCGGCGTTTTCTCTGATTTAAATATCTTCAGATCAGGAAATGCTTAGGGACGCGAGAGCGTCAGTTCGGCATCGAGAACCTTTTCGATGCGTCGCGTCGTTTCCAAGATATGGGCACGCGTATAGGAATCGAGTTCCAGTTCTTTCTCTTGCAGGTCCTGCAGTTTCTCGTGCAGATCGATCAGCTGGGCATAAGCAATCGTCTGGCAATCTGCCGGAGCATAAGCGTTCCCCATGGCTAACGTTGACAAACGCTTCAGGTAGTCTCGCTGCAAGTTGCGACGAAGACTGCTGATCGCTGGCTGGCGAACCGAGTACTCGCCTTCTTCCAGCGAATCGACTTCGCTGAAGATCGAACCGGTCAGGCTCTCGATCATTTCCGCCGTCGAGAACGCATCTTGATCGGCAGGAACTTTCAACTCAGCGTCGTGCATCCGTTCCAGCGTGATCGACGAGAGCAATCGCGAAAGGATTGTCGACTGCCAGCGTGAGATCGTATCGTGGACCGGGTAGTCGCCGCGAATATCGAAGCTGGTTCCCCAGTGATTCCAGTGCGAAGGAGCCAACTTGTTGTACAGTTCGGCGTCGAACTGGAATGGCTCGTCACTGAAAACCTGATCGGCAAGCAACTGCATAGCCTCGCGTTGCTTCTCGACTTCGACCACTTCAAAAGGTGCTGGTGCATCTTTTTGTCCCTTGTGCGAGCGATTCACGTGCACACCGCCGATGTAGCGGGATGCGAAGTACATCGCTTGACCATGGGTGTTGAGCAGCGTGTTGAAGGCCTGACGAACACGGGAATAGTCGTCACCATCTTCCACGACGCGATCGGCTAAACCATCCATTGCCGCCTTGACGACTTCCGATTGGTTCTTGGCGAACTCGAGTGGATCTTTGCCGAAGTCGAACCGGTTCGAGTCCGGATCTGGCGACATGCTCGTCGTGTCTTCATCGGTCAGGAAGGCCAAACCAGGCTCGGTGCTTTTGGAAGCAACCTTCTTGAGTTCACCTTTCTCACCGTCGGTACCACCACTAAATGGCTTGTAGCCATACTCGATGGCCCAAACATCGTAGACACCAACCGACTGCGGGAAGAACTGACCCTGCTTTTCGCCAGGAGGGGCGATGTGCGGTGGGACATAGTCCATCACGCTGGAAACGGTCGTTTCCCCATCTTCCAGTTCGGCAATCTCTTCCAAGCTAAGGTACTTGCTGGCCACAAAGTTATGACGCAGGCCCAGCGTGTGACCCACCTCATGCATGGCCACTTCCTTCAGGCCTTCCATGATCATGCGATCAAGCAACGCTTCGCGCTGTTTCTTGATCTCATCGGCCGAAGGTTCTTTTTCTTCCTCTTCTTTGGACTCGTCTTCCTTGGAATCCTCGTCCTTCGCATCTTTCTTATCTTCCTTCTTGTCGTCGGAAGCTTCTTCTTTCTTCTTGTCCTTATCCTCGGACTTATCGCCGTCCTTCATCTCTTCGTCGGACTTGGCTTCTTCCTTTTTCTTCTTCTTTTTCTTCTTCTTTTTCTTCTTCTTTTTCTTCTTCTTTTCGGCCTTTTCCTTCTCAGCATCGGCCAAAACAGCCGCAGCACCATAGGCGAACTGGTGCGACATTCCGCCAGAGAGCATGCACTGATGACGTGGCGAGATCGAACCGACACGCTTCAGGAATTCTTCCTGGCTATTAACGTCTAGCGGGCCACCAATCAGCGCTTCGGTCGCTTGCGGATTGTAGTTCTCGAAGGCCATCTTCCAGTAATTAAGGAAGTCGGCGTCGAAGATGATGTCCGCGTCGAGGATCTGCCCTGTGTAAGGATTCACACGGCTCGGGCCCATCGCGAAACCAGCGTCGGAGGTAATCCAACGGAAGGTGTTATAGCGAACGTCTTCCGGATCCCAATCAGCGTCGTCTTCCTGCTGGCGAACGTGAATCGCATCGATAAAACCGGCCTTTTCAAAGGCCTTATTCCATTCCAGAATCCCGTCGCGAATTGGCTTACGATACTTATATGGAATCGTGTTTTCCATGTAGAAGATGATCGGTTCTTTAGGCTCCGACAACTTAGCCGATGGGTCGGCCTTCTCCAATTTCCAGCGATTGACGTATCGCACGAACTGGTTGTCGTCCGACTTCGAGTAGTTCTTCACCGCAGTCAGGAAGTAACCCACGCGATCGTCGGCAACGCGCGGCGTGTAGCCACCGGTGGGGATCTTGCTGATCGAATAATGCACATCGATCGTCAGACCACGCGAATCCGGCACCGAGTCGATCGACGAGCGTCCGCTCGACTGATAAGTTGCTTCGACTTGTAGTTCCAGGTTCTTCTCGAAACCCTTCACTTCACCGAAGATCGACTTGCTGGCCGAGAACCCGAAGCCTGGCAACACGTCGCCGATCATCGGCAGGTCGCTCATGAAAACGGGTGTCACTTCCAACAAGTCACCACCACCGGGGCCTTTGGTGGCAATCGGAATGCTGAACAGCAC
It encodes the following:
- a CDS encoding DUF1559 domain-containing protein — its product is MTLRRTGFTLVELLVVIAIIGVLIALLLPAVQQAREAARRMTCSNHQKQLGLAMHNYHDTHRVFPPGVFADGLNDSLNTPPHSMSWMPVLLPFLEQGPLHDQLQPYMLTRNSNAFPSDLMNTKIETLMCPSDPNRGQTGEVHGTADPPPDFNDGFHGNYLLCHGNEEITTTTDNNATGMFYYLSDTDFSSCTDGTANTVMAAEILLVKSNVSGARDWRGRYYRADHLSSIVSTRLPPNTTAADKTRICQGSPQSPSYAPCASDTNTQVLYSRSQHPGGAMVTLMDASVQFVSETVNTQTWQDLGTKAGGEVPGEY
- a CDS encoding zinc-dependent metalloprotease; this encodes MKVYTLLRWSTAWCVTAMFAMTTAGLAMADETKTDGDKAKAGIPSEVAATTGGSSSSSSGGGSSSSSGSPAHAAILKDFKKQDGLIPTYHKGNRMFFELNNSHYNGEFIVLISIARGAGVEPLYGGMSWGFGDDWVWSFRKVDDRVHIVRKNVRFKAQDGKPESRAVKHAYNDSVLFSIPIATKGPGGGDLLEVTPVFMSDLPMIGDVLPGFGFSASKSIFGEVKGFEKNLELQVEATYQSSGRSSIDSVPDSRGLTIDVHYSISKIPTGGYTPRVADDRVGYFLTAVKNYSKSDDNQFVRYVNRWKLEKADPSAKLSEPKEPIIFYMENTIPYKYRKPIRDGILEWNKAFEKAGFIDAIHVRQQEDDADWDPEDVRYNTFRWITSDAGFAMGPSRVNPYTGQILDADIIFDADFLNYWKMAFENYNPQATEALIGGPLDVNSQEEFLKRVGSISPRHQCMLSGGMSHQFAYGAAAVLADAEKEKAEKKKKKKKKKKKKKKKKKEEAKSDEEMKDGDKSEDKDKKKEEASDDKKEDKKDAKDEDSKEDESKEEEEKEPSADEIKKQREALLDRMIMEGLKEVAMHEVGHTLGLRHNFVASKYLSLEEIAELEDGETTVSSVMDYVPPHIAPPGEKQGQFFPQSVGVYDVWAIEYGYKPFSGGTDGEKGELKKVASKSTEPGLAFLTDEDTTSMSPDPDSNRFDFGKDPLEFAKNQSEVVKAAMDGLADRVVEDGDDYSRVRQAFNTLLNTHGQAMYFASRYIGGVHVNRSHKGQKDAPAPFEVVEVEKQREAMQLLADQVFSDEPFQFDAELYNKLAPSHWNHWGTSFDIRGDYPVHDTISRWQSTILSRLLSSITLERMHDAELKVPADQDAFSTAEMIESLTGSIFSEVDSLEEGEYSVRQPAISSLRRNLQRDYLKRLSTLAMGNAYAPADCQTIAYAQLIDLHEKLQDLQEKELELDSYTRAHILETTRRIEKVLDAELTLSRP